Proteins encoded within one genomic window of Candidatus Binatota bacterium:
- a CDS encoding GAF domain-containing protein, with the protein MTAVSALPLAAAAFHLFLGVLVFARRPGRLLHQLFFAFCLAMVIANVAAFALTRPLSELAARAWSEQLLLGTILAPLLFLHTVRLLFGTPDKPTLWAAYAGAIALVACTYAAATVGGVQAVIAGSGEVRWALVAGPMGGLVPVYVMLVVAVLFLSLHTAARENVGLKRNQARYLRLGAGLAWVCAAHGFLRFSAPAGWTASWASGYLVGSTGSIALAWLMSFAFFRHRLMDLDQALARTLANSAVLAAVGSVCWVLLALAQEASFGQVSPRFSLLACGLLVGGILLYPRLSERAGSRIEKSLLEDGRGHRDAVMELSRELCLLRDTDEMVSRVARTLASRHGVASCAIYLEKGKGRYVLHGARPHGGHWPEELETGNPVAGWALSLRAPAVREEAEQAAAPLSLAAQGCVEMERHESDVVVPLVAREQFVGLMLLGPRRDARIFSRHDLELLDALAGQLAVAVLTVRLNEALARSNEVLQHSERLATIGTMAAVLAHEIRNPLVSIRTFTQLLPERYLDEEYRESFLNLALSEVDRITALVNELLSFARPATHERSPLNLDELVERVATLLDSHARKSGVSLSIETDASMPPIIADEDKINQILVNIVHNAIQACENRSKGHVTVSTGRGWINGTEAATLTISDDGCGMSEEQVEQAFEPFFTTRTEGTGLGLAIARQLVVNHCGSVTIDSTPGKGTTFTITLPVDSPALEQAADNLYAEGLIHA; encoded by the coding sequence GTGACCGCGGTCAGCGCACTCCCTCTTGCCGCAGCGGCGTTCCACCTGTTCCTGGGCGTGCTTGTCTTCGCGCGCCGACCCGGCCGGCTTCTGCACCAGCTTTTCTTCGCCTTCTGCCTGGCGATGGTAATAGCCAACGTAGCCGCCTTTGCCCTTACGCGGCCGCTTTCCGAACTCGCAGCCAGGGCCTGGTCGGAACAGCTCCTGCTTGGAACTATCCTGGCGCCGCTGCTTTTTCTCCACACGGTACGGCTGCTCTTCGGTACGCCCGACAAACCGACTCTCTGGGCTGCTTACGCGGGGGCAATCGCCCTGGTTGCCTGTACCTACGCCGCGGCCACAGTGGGAGGTGTGCAGGCGGTGATCGCCGGCAGCGGCGAAGTTCGCTGGGCCCTGGTGGCTGGCCCCATGGGCGGCCTGGTTCCCGTCTACGTGATGCTGGTGGTCGCCGTGTTGTTTCTCTCGCTGCATACTGCCGCTCGTGAAAACGTGGGTCTCAAGCGCAACCAGGCCCGCTACCTGCGCCTGGGAGCCGGCCTGGCCTGGGTTTGTGCTGCGCATGGCTTTTTGCGCTTTTCAGCGCCGGCAGGCTGGACCGCGTCATGGGCTTCAGGGTACCTCGTGGGTTCTACGGGCAGCATCGCCCTGGCGTGGTTGATGTCATTTGCGTTTTTTCGCCACCGCTTGATGGACCTCGACCAGGCTCTCGCGCGAACTCTTGCCAACTCGGCGGTGCTGGCCGCGGTGGGCTCTGTCTGCTGGGTGCTGCTCGCCCTGGCCCAGGAAGCGAGCTTCGGCCAGGTATCACCGCGCTTCTCACTGCTCGCGTGCGGACTGCTGGTCGGTGGCATTCTCCTCTACCCCCGCCTCTCGGAACGCGCGGGCAGTCGTATCGAGAAGTCGCTGCTCGAGGACGGTCGCGGACATCGCGACGCTGTCATGGAATTGAGCCGGGAGCTTTGCTTGCTTCGCGACACCGATGAGATGGTTTCGCGAGTTGCCCGGACCCTGGCGTCGAGGCACGGCGTGGCTTCCTGCGCGATCTACCTGGAGAAAGGCAAGGGACGCTACGTTCTCCACGGAGCCCGGCCTCACGGGGGACACTGGCCCGAGGAGTTGGAAACCGGCAATCCGGTGGCAGGTTGGGCGTTGTCATTGCGCGCCCCGGCTGTGCGCGAAGAAGCCGAACAGGCCGCCGCGCCGCTTTCGCTGGCCGCGCAGGGCTGTGTCGAAATGGAGCGCCATGAAAGCGACGTGGTCGTGCCGCTGGTCGCGCGTGAACAGTTCGTGGGGTTGATGCTGCTCGGTCCGCGACGCGACGCGCGGATATTTTCTCGCCACGACCTGGAGCTGCTCGATGCACTCGCCGGGCAACTGGCCGTGGCCGTCCTTACCGTCCGATTGAACGAAGCACTGGCGCGCAGCAACGAGGTGTTGCAGCACTCCGAGCGTTTGGCCACCATCGGCACCATGGCCGCCGTGCTGGCGCACGAAATTCGCAACCCGCTGGTTTCGATACGAACCTTCACGCAGCTTCTGCCCGAACGTTATCTCGACGAAGAGTACAGGGAATCCTTTCTCAACCTGGCGTTATCCGAGGTCGATCGCATAACGGCTCTGGTGAACGAGCTTCTTTCTTTTGCTCGCCCCGCCACCCACGAGAGAAGCCCGCTGAACCTCGACGAGCTGGTCGAACGGGTGGCGACGCTGCTGGACAGCCACGCGCGAAAGAGCGGAGTCTCTCTCAGTATCGAAACTGACGCGTCGATGCCTCCCATTATCGCTGACGAGGATAAGATTAATCAGATCCTCGTCAACATAGTCCACAACGCGATACAGGCCTGCGAAAACAGGAGCAAAGGCCATGTCACGGTGAGCACCGGGCGTGGGTGGATCAATGGCACCGAAGCAGCCACGCTTACGATCTCTGACGATGGTTGCGGCATGAGCGAAGAGCAGGTCGAGCAAGCCTTCGAACCTTTTTTTACCACCAGGACTGAGGGTACCGGGCTCGGACTCGCCATCGCCAGGCAGCTGGTGGTCAATCACTGTGGCTCGGTTACCATCGACAGCACACCCGGCAAGGGCACGACCTTTACCATAACCCTGCCTGTGGATTCTCCGGCTCTCGAACAAGCAGCCGACAACCTTTATGCCGAGGGTCTCATCCATGCCTGA
- the lipB gene encoding lipoyl(octanoyl) transferase LipB produces MISNKNGCREQDWGRLDYAVAMKRQRELAGRRAAGSCCDTIVRVAHPPTITLGRHAPLDDLLLDRKQLQSRGMALQRSDRGGRATWHGPGQAVVYPVVSLAELKMGVADWVCLLESAVIEVLQGYGVDAERRDGSPGIWTQLGKIASLGLRVSRGVSYHGVALNVGLDVSGFEVIVTCGVEGERVTSLEALSASTLEPAVVSRQLSAAVATRLHGSASYEKE; encoded by the coding sequence GTGATATCGAACAAAAACGGCTGCCGTGAGCAGGATTGGGGGAGGCTCGATTACGCGGTTGCCATGAAGCGACAGCGCGAGCTCGCCGGTCGCCGGGCGGCAGGTAGTTGTTGCGACACGATTGTCAGGGTCGCGCATCCACCAACCATCACCCTGGGTCGCCACGCTCCCCTGGACGACCTGCTGCTGGACCGTAAACAGCTACAATCGAGGGGTATGGCGCTGCAGCGCAGCGACCGCGGCGGCAGGGCCACCTGGCACGGTCCGGGACAGGCAGTGGTCTACCCAGTGGTGTCGCTGGCCGAGCTGAAGATGGGCGTAGCCGATTGGGTGTGCCTGCTCGAGTCGGCGGTGATCGAAGTGTTGCAAGGCTACGGCGTAGACGCTGAGCGGCGAGATGGTTCGCCGGGCATATGGACGCAGCTGGGCAAAATCGCGTCGCTGGGCCTCAGGGTGAGCAGGGGAGTAAGCTACCACGGCGTGGCACTCAACGTCGGCTTGGATGTCAGTGGATTTGAGGTTATTGTCACCTGCGGCGTTGAAGGCGAGCGGGTGACCAGCCTCGAAGCTCTCAGCGCTTCGACCCTTGAACCCGCCGTTGTATCGCGGCAACTGAGCGCCGCTGTTGCGACCCGCTTACACGGCTCGGCTTCATATGAAAAAGAATGA